One Periophthalmus magnuspinnatus isolate fPerMag1 chromosome 15, fPerMag1.2.pri, whole genome shotgun sequence genomic window carries:
- the psme4a gene encoding proteasome activator complex subunit 4A isoform X1, which produces MKTAQCDTLGFLPQKDIVYNKLLPYADRLDEESNDVLSKIKGNLARAVQLREIWPGVLFWTRKLSTYMRLYGRKFSKEDHVLFIKLLYELVTIPKLEISMMQGFSRLLINLLKKKELLSREDLELPWRPLYELHDRILYSKTEHLGLNWFPNSPRPRTSSKNIMLKLFRRCSVENVIRALVKNCRPYFSDSATQEMLDEWRPLLCPFDVTMQRAISYFELFLPTTLPPELHDKGFKLWFEEMLSLWVSVQNLPSWEVHLVSLFARLANDNIGYIDWTPYIPKIFTRILRSLNLPVGTSQMMVPRYITNAYDINHAVLWVSALLGGPDKEAQAQLSGLFKSITSFFHPSNHGRWLMKLMKLLHRLPASVVRRLHRERYRKPTWLTPVPDSHKLTEQDITEFVNSMMEPVLLAMFSKTGSLDAAKALQNLALMRPELVIPPVLEKTYPALETLTEPHQLTATLSCMIGVARSLVSGGRFFPEGPTHMLPLLMRALPGVDPNDFSKCMITFQFIATFVTLVPLVDCSFALHERTDLTEIEREMCSASAEFEDFVLQFMDRCFALIDSSTLEQTREETETEKMTHLESLVELGLSSTFSTILTQCSLDIFKVALEKVFNFATTNIFETRVAGRMVADMCRAASKCHPAEALKVFVPHCCNAINQIAVHEEVLNEEELDKELLWNLQLLSEVTRVDGDKVLPYRSELVQILQLTLHLKCKQGYTLACNLLHHILRCTALIYPTEYCSVPGGFHQPISDYLPIKDWGRPGDLWKLDIRWHVPSVEETSFAFYLLDLILQPELQRLQRFAQGEQDLSRDDILQSLTIIQHCLLGAGSLMPPLKGEPIPDLVQSMVNLNETTFYTGMEYDHSRENYRDAICRVMRKLLHYILEHTEDDTKSLFSIIKIISDLLHFKGSHKHEFDSRWKSFNLVKKSMENRLHGRKQHIRALLIDRVMLQHELRKLTVEGCQYRSIHQDLMKDLLRLSTSTYSQVRNRAQTVLFTALGTYNFCCRDLIPHVLQFLNPDNSSVTQQQFKGALYCFLGNHNGVCLANLHDWDCISLTWPAIVRSGLSSAMSLEKPSIVRLFDDLADKIHRQYETIGIDFAIPSECCAVAKQLMVTAAPVPSEPIPTDENVAEGLQRQEQKNTESVQKYNQLIVDLLDNLSNRNLPWKFEHIAIGFLSLLLRDDQQLPPAAITFFVKSLNHDSLYVRKVAISAVAGIMKQIKRPHKKVSVTPSKLCEIKDTSNIVAGDRADNKWLQYDSSSLPVTQESWDKCVFVEKTHWGYYCWPKELTMYAPSEEQPKQNLTRDEMTEREQIIYDHFTDPAFISQFIEFLSLEDRKGKDTFSPRRFCLFKGLFRNFHDAFLPLLQPHMERLVADSHESKQRCVAEIISGLIRGCKHWSYPKVEKLWTMLCPLLRTALSNITIETYADWGTCIATACESRDPRKLHWLFEMLMESPVNGEGGSFVDACRLYVLQGGLAQQEWRVPELLHRLLQYLEPKLTQVYKNVRERIGSVLTYIFMIDVNLPFTKPTMSPRICDFTERVLLRLKPLTEGDEEIQNHVIEENEVGEQDERTQAIKLLKTVLKWLKASAGRSFSTAITEQLRFLPLLFKIAPVENDDSYDELKRDAKTCLSLMSQGLLYTEQVPMVLEVLREIAGSNSWHARYTVLTYLQIMVFYNLFTVMSDEEIVNSIRGLVIKLLEDEQLEVREMAATTLSGFLQCNFLSMDGPMQAHFEALCKTRLPKKRKRELGAMVDPIPSADLVRRHAGVLGLSACILSSPYDVPTWMPQLLMDLSAHLNDTQPIEMTVKKTLSNFRRTHHDNWQQHKQQFTDDQLLVLTDLLVSPCYYA; this is translated from the exons ATGAAAACGGCACAGTGCGATACATTGGGATTTCTACCTCAAAAGGACATTGTATACAACAAACTTCTCCCGTATGCGGATAGGCTAGATGAAGAGTCCAATGATGTTTTGAGCAAAATTAAAGGTAATTTGGCCCGAGCCGTACAGCTCCGAGAAATATGGCCCGGTGTACTGTTCTGGACAAGGAAACTTTCCAC GTATATGCGTCTGTATGGTCGGAAATTCAGCAAAGAAGACCATGTACTTTTTATCAAGTTGCTCTACGAGCTAGTAACGATCCCCAAACTGGAGATCAGTATGATGCAAGGGTTTTCTCGTCTTCTCATCAACCTCTTAAA GAAAAAAGAACTGTTGTCGCGGGAGGACCTAGAATTACCATGGAGACCCCTGTACGAGCTACATGACAGGATCCTGTATTCAAAGACTGAACATCTGGGTCTCAACTGGTTTCCCAA CTCTCCTCGACCTCGTACATCCTCTAAAAACATAATGCTAAAATTGTTTCGGAGGTG CTCTGTGGAAAATGTGATCAGAGCACTGGTGAAAAACTGCAGGCC ATATTTTTCGGACTCTGCGACTCAAGAGATGTTGGATGAGTGGAGACCTCTTTTATGCCCATTTGATGTCACAATGCAAAGAGCAATCAGTTACTTTGAGCTCTTTCTGCCCACAACTCTACCTCCAGAGCTGCATGACAAGGGTTTCAA GTTGTGGTTTGAGGAAATGCTGAGTTTATGGGTGTCTGTTCAGAACCTTCCGAGCTGGGAAGTG catttggTTAGTCTCTTTGCTCGTCTGGCTAATGATAACATTGGCTACATTGACTGGACTCCCTATATCCCCAAG atttttacaagAATATTAAGAAGTTTGAATCTCCCTGTTGGTACCAGTCAGATGATGGTTCCAAGATACATCACCAATGCATATGATATCAACCATGCTGTTTTGTGGGTTTCTGCCTTATTG GGTGGACCCGACAAAGAGGCACAAGCTCAGCTCAGTGGCCTTTTCAAAAGCATTACATCTTTCTTTCATCCTTCAAACCATGGTCGGTGGTTG ATGAAGCTGATGAAGCTGCTCCACAGACTCCCTGCTAGTGTCGTGCGCCGGCTGCACAGGGAGCGCTACAGAAAGCCCACCTGGCTCACCCCGGTCCCCGACAGTCACAAACTCACAGAGCAGGACATCACAGAGTTTGTGAATAGCATGATGGAGCCCGTTTTACTTGCTATGTTCAGTAAAACAGGCAGCCTTGATGCAGCCAAAGCTCTGCAAAACCTGGCTCTGATGCGACCCGAGTTAGTCATTCCACCAGTGCTGGAAAA GACCTATCCCGCTCTGGAGACGCTTACAGAGCCACATCAGCTCACAGCCACTCTGAGCTGCATGATCGGGGTGGCTCGCAGCCTAGTGTCCGGGGGCCGCTTCTTTCCCGAGGGTCCCACTCACATGCTGCCCCTACTCATGAGGGCTCTGCCTGGAGTGGATCCAAACGACTTTAGCAAGTGCATG ATCACATTCCAGTTTATTGCTACATTTGTGACCTTGGTGCCTTTAGTTGACTGCTCCTTTGCTCTACATGAAAGAACAGACTTGACAGAG ATTGAGCGTGAGATGTGCTCGGCCTCTGCTGAATTTGAAGATTTTGTCCTTCAGTTCATGGACAG ATGCTTTGCCCTAATAGACAGCAGCACTCTGGAACAAACCCGAGAAGAAACGGAGACAGAAAAAATGACTCACCTGGAAAGTCTGGTGGAACTTGGCCTGTCGTCAACATTTAGCACAATCCTGACACAGTGCTCATTGGACATCTTTAAG gtgGCTCTGGAGAAGGTGTTTAACTTTGCAACCACTAACATCTTTGAAACACGTGTAGCTGGGAGGATGGTCGCTGACATGTGCAGAGCTGCATCCAAA TGTCATCCAGCTGAGGCTCTCAAGGTTTTTGTGCCACACTGTTGCAATGCCATCAATCAAATCGCAGTCC ATGAGGAAGTGCTTAATGAGGAAGAGCTCGACAAAGAGTTACTCTGGAATCTACAGCTTTTGTCTGAG GTGACCAGAGTAGATGGAGACAAAGTTTTGCCCTATCGTTCTGAGTTGGTACAGATTTTGCAGCTGACACTCCACCTCAAGTGTAAGCAGGGCTATACACTCGCATGCAATCTGCTGCACCACATTCTCCGCTGCACAGCTCTTATCTATCCCACTGAGTACTGCAGTGTGCCCGGAGGCTTTCACCAACCCATCAGTGACTACCTGCCTATAAAG gATTGGGGTCGTCCTGGggatctgtggaagctggacaTTCGGTGGCATGTGCCCAGCGTTGAGGAGACTTCCTTTGCTTTTTACCTTCTGGACCTTATTCTCCAGCCTGAACTTCAACGCCTTCAGAGATTTGCCCAAGGAGAACAGGACTTAAGCAG AGATGATATTCTACAGAGCCTCACCATTATCCAGCATTGCCTCTTAGGCGCAGGAAGTCTCATGCCGCCTTTAAAAGGAGAGCCCATCCCTGACTT GGTCCAGAGTATGGTGAACCTAAATGAAACCACCTTTTATACAGGGATGGAGTATG ATCACTCCAGAGAGAACTACAGAGATGCAATCTGCCGAGTGATGAGAAAGTTGCTGC ATTACATTCTGGAGCACACAGAGGATGACACCAAGTCCCTCTTCTCCATCATCAAG ATCATCAGTGACCTATTGCACTTTAAAGGTTCACACAAGCACGAGTTTGATTCCCGTTGGAAAAGTTTCAACCTTGTCAAGAAATCAATGGAAAATAGA CTCCATGGCAGAAAGCAGCACATCAGAGCTCTGCTAATAGACAGAGTTATGCTTCAGCATGAG TTGCGAAAACTGACAGTGGAAGGTTGTCAGTACAGAAGTATTCACCAGGACCTGATGAAAGATCTGTTAAGGCTTTCCACAAGCACCTATAGCCAA GTCCGAAACAGAGCTCAAACTGTGTTGTTCACTGCACTGGGGACCTATAACTTCTGCTGCAGAGatctgattcctcatgttttgCAATTTCTCAACCCAGACAACAGCAGTGTTACCCAGCAGCAGTTCAAA GGTGCCCTGTACTGCTTTCTTGGGAATCACAATGGTGTGTGCCTGGCCAATCTGCATGACTGGGATTGTATTTCATTGACATGGCCTGCTATTGTGCGGTCTGGCCTTAGCTCTGCTATGTCCCTTGAAAAGCCTTCAATCGTGCGCTTGTTTGATGACCTTGCAGATAAAATCCATCGTCAATATGAAACTATTGGCATCGACTTTGCT ATTCCCTCTGAGTGCTGTGCTGTGGCCAAGCAGCTTATGGTCACTGCAGCCCCTGTGCCCTCTGAGCCTATTCCCACAGATGAGAATGTAGCCGAAGGTTTGCAAAGACAAGAACAGAAGAACACTGAGTCTGTGCA GAAATATAATCAGCTGATTGTTGACCTGCTGGACAACTTGAGCAACAGAAACTT gccCTGGAAATTTGAACACATTGCAATTGGCTTTTTGTCACTGTTACTGAGAGATGACCAACAACTCCCACCAGCTGCTAtcactttttttgttaaaagtcTCAATCATGACTCGCTGTATGTTCGGAAG GTGGCAATATCAGCTGTGGCAGGAATCATGAAGCAGATTAAGAGACCACATAAGAAAGTCTCAGTCACTCCATCTAAGCTTT GTGAGATCAAGGATACTAGCAATATTGTAGCAGGTGACCGGGCAGACAACAAGTGGCTTCAgtatgacagcagcagtttgccGGTCACACAGGAGTCCTGGgacaagtgtgtgtttgtggaaaAGACTCACTGGGGATACTACTGCTGGCCAAA GGAGCTGACAATGTATGCACCGTCAGAAGAGCAGCCCAAACAAAACCTTACTAGAGACGAAATGACCGAG CGAGAACAGATTATATATGACCATTTCACAGACCCTGCCTTCATCAGCCAGTTCATTGAGTTTCTGTCTCTGGAAGACCGAAAGGGCAAAGACACATTCAGCCCACGAcgattttgtttgttcaaa gGTTTATTCCGCAACTTTCATGATGCCTTTCTGCCATTGCTGCAGCCGCACATGGAGCGCCTTGTTGCAGACTCCCATGAGAGCAAACAGCGCTGCGTGGCAGAGATCATTTCTGGTTTGATCAGAGGCTGCAAACACTGGAGCTATCCAAAG GTTGAGAAACTCTGGACAATGTTGTGTCCTTTACTACGCACTGCTCTGTCAAATATCACAATAGAAACCTATGCAGACTGGGGCACTTGCATCGCTACAGCTTGT gAGAGCAGAGACCCACGAAAACTGCACTGGCTCTTCGAGATGCTCATGGAGTCTCCTGTGAATGGAGAGGGGGGGTCCTTTGTGGATGCCTG TCGCCTGTATGTGCTGCAAGGAGGACTTGCTCAACAGGAGTGGCGTGTTCCTGAGCTCCTACACAGATTGCTGCAATATTTAGAGCCCAAACTTACACAAGTCTACAAAAATGTGCGAGAAAGAATTGGCAG tGTCCTCACTTACATCTTTATGATTGATGTGAATCTACCATTCACCAAGCCAACCATGTCTCCACGCATCTGTGATTTTACTGAGCGAGTTTTGTTGCGACTGAAGCCTCTGACTGAAGGTGATGAAGAAATACAAAATCATGTGATTGAAGAGAATGAGGTGGGGGAACAAGATGAGAGGACCCAAGCGATAAAACTCTTAAAAACAG TATTGAAATGGCTGAAGGCGAGTGCTGGGCGGTCATTCTCCACTGCTATTACAGAGCAGTTACGATTCCTTCCTTTGCTCTTCAAG ATTGCTCCAGTTGAGAATGATGACAGTTATGATGAGCTAAAACGTGATGCAAAGACATGCCTTTCTCTAATGTCTCAGGGGCTGCTCTACACAGAGCAGGTCCCCATGGTTCTAGAGGTGCTGCGGGAG ATTGCTGGCAGTAATTCCTGGCATGCTCGATACACTGTGCTGACATATCTTCAGATAATGGTTTTCTATAACCTGTTCACTGTCATGAGCGACGAGGAGATTGTGAACAGTATCCGGGGACTGGTGATCAAACTTCTGGAGGATGAACAACTAGAG GTTAGAGAAATGGCTGCGACTACACTCAGTGGCTTTCTACAGTGCAATTTTCTATCAATGGATGGCCCAATGCAAGCTCATTTTGAAGCTCTCTGCAAGACACGATTGccaaaaaagaggaagagggagctTGGTGCTATGGTGGACCCTATACCTTCAGCTG ATCTGGTACGACGCCATGCTGGTGTCCTTGGACTGAGTGCATGTATACTCTCCAGCCCGTATGATGTCCCCACCTGGATGCCTCAGCTGCTAATGGACTTGAGTGCTCACCTGAATGATACCCAACCTATAGAG ATGACTGTGAAGAAAACCCTCTCAAACTTCAGGCGAACGCACCATGACAACTGGCAACAGCATAAGCAGCAGTTCACCGACGATCAGCTCCTTGTCCTGACTGACCTGCTTGTGTCCCCCTGTTATTATGCTTAA
- the psme4a gene encoding proteasome activator complex subunit 4A isoform X2: MKTAQCDTLGFLPQKDIVYNKLLPYADRLDEESNDVLSKIKGNLARAVQLREIWPGVLFWTRKLSTYMRLYGRKFSKEDHVLFIKLLYELVTIPKLEISMMQGFSRLLINLLKKKELLSREDLELPWRPLYELHDRILYSKTEHLGLNWFPNSVENVIRALVKNCRPYFSDSATQEMLDEWRPLLCPFDVTMQRAISYFELFLPTTLPPELHDKGFKLWFEEMLSLWVSVQNLPSWEVHLVSLFARLANDNIGYIDWTPYIPKIFTRILRSLNLPVGTSQMMVPRYITNAYDINHAVLWVSALLGGPDKEAQAQLSGLFKSITSFFHPSNHGRWLMKLMKLLHRLPASVVRRLHRERYRKPTWLTPVPDSHKLTEQDITEFVNSMMEPVLLAMFSKTGSLDAAKALQNLALMRPELVIPPVLEKTYPALETLTEPHQLTATLSCMIGVARSLVSGGRFFPEGPTHMLPLLMRALPGVDPNDFSKCMITFQFIATFVTLVPLVDCSFALHERTDLTEIEREMCSASAEFEDFVLQFMDRCFALIDSSTLEQTREETETEKMTHLESLVELGLSSTFSTILTQCSLDIFKVALEKVFNFATTNIFETRVAGRMVADMCRAASKCHPAEALKVFVPHCCNAINQIAVHEEVLNEEELDKELLWNLQLLSEVTRVDGDKVLPYRSELVQILQLTLHLKCKQGYTLACNLLHHILRCTALIYPTEYCSVPGGFHQPISDYLPIKDWGRPGDLWKLDIRWHVPSVEETSFAFYLLDLILQPELQRLQRFAQGEQDLSRDDILQSLTIIQHCLLGAGSLMPPLKGEPIPDLVQSMVNLNETTFYTGMEYDHSRENYRDAICRVMRKLLHYILEHTEDDTKSLFSIIKIISDLLHFKGSHKHEFDSRWKSFNLVKKSMENRLHGRKQHIRALLIDRVMLQHELRKLTVEGCQYRSIHQDLMKDLLRLSTSTYSQVRNRAQTVLFTALGTYNFCCRDLIPHVLQFLNPDNSSVTQQQFKGALYCFLGNHNGVCLANLHDWDCISLTWPAIVRSGLSSAMSLEKPSIVRLFDDLADKIHRQYETIGIDFAIPSECCAVAKQLMVTAAPVPSEPIPTDENVAEGLQRQEQKNTESVQKYNQLIVDLLDNLSNRNLPWKFEHIAIGFLSLLLRDDQQLPPAAITFFVKSLNHDSLYVRKVAISAVAGIMKQIKRPHKKVSVTPSKLCEIKDTSNIVAGDRADNKWLQYDSSSLPVTQESWDKCVFVEKTHWGYYCWPKELTMYAPSEEQPKQNLTRDEMTEREQIIYDHFTDPAFISQFIEFLSLEDRKGKDTFSPRRFCLFKGLFRNFHDAFLPLLQPHMERLVADSHESKQRCVAEIISGLIRGCKHWSYPKVEKLWTMLCPLLRTALSNITIETYADWGTCIATACESRDPRKLHWLFEMLMESPVNGEGGSFVDACRLYVLQGGLAQQEWRVPELLHRLLQYLEPKLTQVYKNVRERIGSVLTYIFMIDVNLPFTKPTMSPRICDFTERVLLRLKPLTEGDEEIQNHVIEENEVGEQDERTQAIKLLKTVLKWLKASAGRSFSTAITEQLRFLPLLFKIAPVENDDSYDELKRDAKTCLSLMSQGLLYTEQVPMVLEVLREIAGSNSWHARYTVLTYLQIMVFYNLFTVMSDEEIVNSIRGLVIKLLEDEQLEVREMAATTLSGFLQCNFLSMDGPMQAHFEALCKTRLPKKRKRELGAMVDPIPSADLVRRHAGVLGLSACILSSPYDVPTWMPQLLMDLSAHLNDTQPIEMTVKKTLSNFRRTHHDNWQQHKQQFTDDQLLVLTDLLVSPCYYA; this comes from the exons ATGAAAACGGCACAGTGCGATACATTGGGATTTCTACCTCAAAAGGACATTGTATACAACAAACTTCTCCCGTATGCGGATAGGCTAGATGAAGAGTCCAATGATGTTTTGAGCAAAATTAAAGGTAATTTGGCCCGAGCCGTACAGCTCCGAGAAATATGGCCCGGTGTACTGTTCTGGACAAGGAAACTTTCCAC GTATATGCGTCTGTATGGTCGGAAATTCAGCAAAGAAGACCATGTACTTTTTATCAAGTTGCTCTACGAGCTAGTAACGATCCCCAAACTGGAGATCAGTATGATGCAAGGGTTTTCTCGTCTTCTCATCAACCTCTTAAA GAAAAAAGAACTGTTGTCGCGGGAGGACCTAGAATTACCATGGAGACCCCTGTACGAGCTACATGACAGGATCCTGTATTCAAAGACTGAACATCTGGGTCTCAACTGGTTTCCCAA CTCTGTGGAAAATGTGATCAGAGCACTGGTGAAAAACTGCAGGCC ATATTTTTCGGACTCTGCGACTCAAGAGATGTTGGATGAGTGGAGACCTCTTTTATGCCCATTTGATGTCACAATGCAAAGAGCAATCAGTTACTTTGAGCTCTTTCTGCCCACAACTCTACCTCCAGAGCTGCATGACAAGGGTTTCAA GTTGTGGTTTGAGGAAATGCTGAGTTTATGGGTGTCTGTTCAGAACCTTCCGAGCTGGGAAGTG catttggTTAGTCTCTTTGCTCGTCTGGCTAATGATAACATTGGCTACATTGACTGGACTCCCTATATCCCCAAG atttttacaagAATATTAAGAAGTTTGAATCTCCCTGTTGGTACCAGTCAGATGATGGTTCCAAGATACATCACCAATGCATATGATATCAACCATGCTGTTTTGTGGGTTTCTGCCTTATTG GGTGGACCCGACAAAGAGGCACAAGCTCAGCTCAGTGGCCTTTTCAAAAGCATTACATCTTTCTTTCATCCTTCAAACCATGGTCGGTGGTTG ATGAAGCTGATGAAGCTGCTCCACAGACTCCCTGCTAGTGTCGTGCGCCGGCTGCACAGGGAGCGCTACAGAAAGCCCACCTGGCTCACCCCGGTCCCCGACAGTCACAAACTCACAGAGCAGGACATCACAGAGTTTGTGAATAGCATGATGGAGCCCGTTTTACTTGCTATGTTCAGTAAAACAGGCAGCCTTGATGCAGCCAAAGCTCTGCAAAACCTGGCTCTGATGCGACCCGAGTTAGTCATTCCACCAGTGCTGGAAAA GACCTATCCCGCTCTGGAGACGCTTACAGAGCCACATCAGCTCACAGCCACTCTGAGCTGCATGATCGGGGTGGCTCGCAGCCTAGTGTCCGGGGGCCGCTTCTTTCCCGAGGGTCCCACTCACATGCTGCCCCTACTCATGAGGGCTCTGCCTGGAGTGGATCCAAACGACTTTAGCAAGTGCATG ATCACATTCCAGTTTATTGCTACATTTGTGACCTTGGTGCCTTTAGTTGACTGCTCCTTTGCTCTACATGAAAGAACAGACTTGACAGAG ATTGAGCGTGAGATGTGCTCGGCCTCTGCTGAATTTGAAGATTTTGTCCTTCAGTTCATGGACAG ATGCTTTGCCCTAATAGACAGCAGCACTCTGGAACAAACCCGAGAAGAAACGGAGACAGAAAAAATGACTCACCTGGAAAGTCTGGTGGAACTTGGCCTGTCGTCAACATTTAGCACAATCCTGACACAGTGCTCATTGGACATCTTTAAG gtgGCTCTGGAGAAGGTGTTTAACTTTGCAACCACTAACATCTTTGAAACACGTGTAGCTGGGAGGATGGTCGCTGACATGTGCAGAGCTGCATCCAAA TGTCATCCAGCTGAGGCTCTCAAGGTTTTTGTGCCACACTGTTGCAATGCCATCAATCAAATCGCAGTCC ATGAGGAAGTGCTTAATGAGGAAGAGCTCGACAAAGAGTTACTCTGGAATCTACAGCTTTTGTCTGAG GTGACCAGAGTAGATGGAGACAAAGTTTTGCCCTATCGTTCTGAGTTGGTACAGATTTTGCAGCTGACACTCCACCTCAAGTGTAAGCAGGGCTATACACTCGCATGCAATCTGCTGCACCACATTCTCCGCTGCACAGCTCTTATCTATCCCACTGAGTACTGCAGTGTGCCCGGAGGCTTTCACCAACCCATCAGTGACTACCTGCCTATAAAG gATTGGGGTCGTCCTGGggatctgtggaagctggacaTTCGGTGGCATGTGCCCAGCGTTGAGGAGACTTCCTTTGCTTTTTACCTTCTGGACCTTATTCTCCAGCCTGAACTTCAACGCCTTCAGAGATTTGCCCAAGGAGAACAGGACTTAAGCAG AGATGATATTCTACAGAGCCTCACCATTATCCAGCATTGCCTCTTAGGCGCAGGAAGTCTCATGCCGCCTTTAAAAGGAGAGCCCATCCCTGACTT GGTCCAGAGTATGGTGAACCTAAATGAAACCACCTTTTATACAGGGATGGAGTATG ATCACTCCAGAGAGAACTACAGAGATGCAATCTGCCGAGTGATGAGAAAGTTGCTGC ATTACATTCTGGAGCACACAGAGGATGACACCAAGTCCCTCTTCTCCATCATCAAG ATCATCAGTGACCTATTGCACTTTAAAGGTTCACACAAGCACGAGTTTGATTCCCGTTGGAAAAGTTTCAACCTTGTCAAGAAATCAATGGAAAATAGA CTCCATGGCAGAAAGCAGCACATCAGAGCTCTGCTAATAGACAGAGTTATGCTTCAGCATGAG TTGCGAAAACTGACAGTGGAAGGTTGTCAGTACAGAAGTATTCACCAGGACCTGATGAAAGATCTGTTAAGGCTTTCCACAAGCACCTATAGCCAA GTCCGAAACAGAGCTCAAACTGTGTTGTTCACTGCACTGGGGACCTATAACTTCTGCTGCAGAGatctgattcctcatgttttgCAATTTCTCAACCCAGACAACAGCAGTGTTACCCAGCAGCAGTTCAAA GGTGCCCTGTACTGCTTTCTTGGGAATCACAATGGTGTGTGCCTGGCCAATCTGCATGACTGGGATTGTATTTCATTGACATGGCCTGCTATTGTGCGGTCTGGCCTTAGCTCTGCTATGTCCCTTGAAAAGCCTTCAATCGTGCGCTTGTTTGATGACCTTGCAGATAAAATCCATCGTCAATATGAAACTATTGGCATCGACTTTGCT ATTCCCTCTGAGTGCTGTGCTGTGGCCAAGCAGCTTATGGTCACTGCAGCCCCTGTGCCCTCTGAGCCTATTCCCACAGATGAGAATGTAGCCGAAGGTTTGCAAAGACAAGAACAGAAGAACACTGAGTCTGTGCA GAAATATAATCAGCTGATTGTTGACCTGCTGGACAACTTGAGCAACAGAAACTT gccCTGGAAATTTGAACACATTGCAATTGGCTTTTTGTCACTGTTACTGAGAGATGACCAACAACTCCCACCAGCTGCTAtcactttttttgttaaaagtcTCAATCATGACTCGCTGTATGTTCGGAAG GTGGCAATATCAGCTGTGGCAGGAATCATGAAGCAGATTAAGAGACCACATAAGAAAGTCTCAGTCACTCCATCTAAGCTTT GTGAGATCAAGGATACTAGCAATATTGTAGCAGGTGACCGGGCAGACAACAAGTGGCTTCAgtatgacagcagcagtttgccGGTCACACAGGAGTCCTGGgacaagtgtgtgtttgtggaaaAGACTCACTGGGGATACTACTGCTGGCCAAA GGAGCTGACAATGTATGCACCGTCAGAAGAGCAGCCCAAACAAAACCTTACTAGAGACGAAATGACCGAG CGAGAACAGATTATATATGACCATTTCACAGACCCTGCCTTCATCAGCCAGTTCATTGAGTTTCTGTCTCTGGAAGACCGAAAGGGCAAAGACACATTCAGCCCACGAcgattttgtttgttcaaa gGTTTATTCCGCAACTTTCATGATGCCTTTCTGCCATTGCTGCAGCCGCACATGGAGCGCCTTGTTGCAGACTCCCATGAGAGCAAACAGCGCTGCGTGGCAGAGATCATTTCTGGTTTGATCAGAGGCTGCAAACACTGGAGCTATCCAAAG GTTGAGAAACTCTGGACAATGTTGTGTCCTTTACTACGCACTGCTCTGTCAAATATCACAATAGAAACCTATGCAGACTGGGGCACTTGCATCGCTACAGCTTGT gAGAGCAGAGACCCACGAAAACTGCACTGGCTCTTCGAGATGCTCATGGAGTCTCCTGTGAATGGAGAGGGGGGGTCCTTTGTGGATGCCTG TCGCCTGTATGTGCTGCAAGGAGGACTTGCTCAACAGGAGTGGCGTGTTCCTGAGCTCCTACACAGATTGCTGCAATATTTAGAGCCCAAACTTACACAAGTCTACAAAAATGTGCGAGAAAGAATTGGCAG tGTCCTCACTTACATCTTTATGATTGATGTGAATCTACCATTCACCAAGCCAACCATGTCTCCACGCATCTGTGATTTTACTGAGCGAGTTTTGTTGCGACTGAAGCCTCTGACTGAAGGTGATGAAGAAATACAAAATCATGTGATTGAAGAGAATGAGGTGGGGGAACAAGATGAGAGGACCCAAGCGATAAAACTCTTAAAAACAG TATTGAAATGGCTGAAGGCGAGTGCTGGGCGGTCATTCTCCACTGCTATTACAGAGCAGTTACGATTCCTTCCTTTGCTCTTCAAG ATTGCTCCAGTTGAGAATGATGACAGTTATGATGAGCTAAAACGTGATGCAAAGACATGCCTTTCTCTAATGTCTCAGGGGCTGCTCTACACAGAGCAGGTCCCCATGGTTCTAGAGGTGCTGCGGGAG ATTGCTGGCAGTAATTCCTGGCATGCTCGATACACTGTGCTGACATATCTTCAGATAATGGTTTTCTATAACCTGTTCACTGTCATGAGCGACGAGGAGATTGTGAACAGTATCCGGGGACTGGTGATCAAACTTCTGGAGGATGAACAACTAGAG GTTAGAGAAATGGCTGCGACTACACTCAGTGGCTTTCTACAGTGCAATTTTCTATCAATGGATGGCCCAATGCAAGCTCATTTTGAAGCTCTCTGCAAGACACGATTGccaaaaaagaggaagagggagctTGGTGCTATGGTGGACCCTATACCTTCAGCTG ATCTGGTACGACGCCATGCTGGTGTCCTTGGACTGAGTGCATGTATACTCTCCAGCCCGTATGATGTCCCCACCTGGATGCCTCAGCTGCTAATGGACTTGAGTGCTCACCTGAATGATACCCAACCTATAGAG ATGACTGTGAAGAAAACCCTCTCAAACTTCAGGCGAACGCACCATGACAACTGGCAACAGCATAAGCAGCAGTTCACCGACGATCAGCTCCTTGTCCTGACTGACCTGCTTGTGTCCCCCTGTTATTATGCTTAA